In a genomic window of Babylonia areolata isolate BAREFJ2019XMU chromosome 3, ASM4173473v1, whole genome shotgun sequence:
- the LOC143280080 gene encoding peroxisomal membrane protein PEX13-like, with protein sequence MAAPPKPWERPGVNHQNPQPLFENAMSSGPQTVSAGAAVGGIPSAAPSAPPAPPPRPSSSPTLNRPMYGGYGGYSYGGLNSMYGAGSMYGPYGGMGGYGSYGYNRFGMQGDAPGSSFARIAEENSRPAFQSIESIVHAVNSVSMMLDSSFQAVYSSFRAVIGVADNFSRLRTQLMQVFSALAVIRTLRYFVRRFLELLRLRPSGQAEQEWREAMAQALGAVPEGEGGGPKKSAWPIFMFFGIILGGPWLIWKLISSFSNSAEEEGWVRGETDHVVAQALYNFTGQGEEELSFSAGQQLILAPKELQPQVRGWLLASWRGRKGLVPYNYIKVLGKRRGQPKTSLAPASVSDSSPATQHQSAAVLPAASNSAGNAYEQNAGVPDLDSVFASSETSSVLPDTAQPEAATPQSEADMNAADIVEKETGE encoded by the exons ATGGCTGCACCACCCAAACCTTGGGAGAGACCTGGCGTAAATCATCAAAATCCGCAACCTCTCTTCGAAAACGCTATGTCGAG tggtcCACAGACGGTATCAGCTGGAGCTGCTGTGGGTGGCATCCCTTCAGCAGCCccatcagcaccaccagcacccccaccacgaCCATCTTCCAGTCCCACCCTCAACCGACCCATGTATGGTGGCTATGGAGGTTACAGCTATGGGGGATTAAACAGTATGTACGGTGCTGGAAGCATGTATGGCCCCTACGGCGGTATGGGGGGCTATGGCTCCTATGGCTATAACCGGTTTGGCATGCAAGGTGATGCTCCAGGCAGCTCTTTTGCCCGCATAGCTGAGGAGAACTCCAGGCCAGCATTTCAGTCCATCGAGAGCATTGTCCATGCTGTGAACTCTGTGTCAATGATGTTGGACTCCTCTTTCCAAGCTGTCTACAGTTCTTTCAGAGCGGTCATTGGTGTGGCAGACAATTTCTCTCGCCTCCGCACGCAGCTAATGCAGGTTTTCTCTGCCTTGGCAGTGATCCGGACACTGCGGTACTTTGTCCGGCGCTTTCTGGAGCTGCTCAGACTGCGACCCTCTGGACAAGCAGAACAGGAATGGAGGGAGGCAATGGCCCAGGCTCTTGGAGCAGTTccagaaggtgaaggaggaggccCTAAAAAAAGTGCTTGGCCCATCTTCATGTTTTTTGGCATCATTCTGGGTGGGCCTTGGCTTATCTGGAAACTGATATCATCCTTCTCCAACTCTGCAG AAGAGGAAGGCTGGGTCAGAGGTGAGACAGACCATGTGGTGGCCCAGGCACTGTACAACTTTACTGGCCAAGGGGAGGAGGAGCTGTCTTTCTCTGCCGGACAGCAGCTGATCCTTGCTCCAAAAG AACTGCAGCCCCAGGTTCGAGGCTGGCTCCTGGCCAGCTGGAGGGGTCGCAAGGGCCTGGTGCCCTACAACTACATCAAAGTGCTGGGCAAGCGCCGTGGACAGCCAAAGACCTCTTTGGCTCCAGCCTCAGTTTCCGACTCTTCTCCTGCCACTCAGCATCAGAGTGCTGCTGTCTTGCCAGCTGCCAGCAACAGTGCTGGCAATGCGTATGAACAGAATGCTGGTGTGCCTGACCTGGATTCTGTTTTTGCTTCCTCAGAGACATCCAGTGTGCTGCCAGACACTGCACAGCCAGAGGCGGCCACTCCACAGAGTGAGGCAGATATGAATGCAGCAGATATTGTGGAAAAAGAAACTGGGGAATGA